In the genome of Raphanus sativus cultivar WK10039 chromosome 4, ASM80110v3, whole genome shotgun sequence, one region contains:
- the LOC108849755 gene encoding mitochondrial arginine transporter BAC1: MGEGLGFYKEYISGMNAGLATVAVGHPFDTVKVKLQKHNTDVQGSLRYKNGLHCASRILQTEGVKGLYRGATSSFLGMAFESSLMFGIYSQAKLFLRGTLPDDRPRPEIIVPSAMFGGAIISFVLCPTELVKCRMQIQGTDSLVPNFRRYTSPLDCAVQTLKNEGATGIFRGGSATLLRECAGNAVFFTVYEYLRYHIHSRLEGSKLKDGYLVDMGIGVLTGGLGGIACWSAVLPFDVAKTIIQTSPDKATETNPLKVLRSIHKRAGVKGCYAGLGPTIVRAFPANAAAIVAWELSMKLLGIKRD; encoded by the exons atgggagagggtttagggttttacaAGGAATACATCTCAGGAATGAATGCTGGTCTCGCCACAGTCGCCGTCGGCCACCCTTTCGATACCGTCAAg GTGAAACTTCAGAAACATAACACAGATGTGCAAGGGAGTCTCAGATACAAGAACGGTCTGCATTGTGCTTCGAGGATCCTCCAAACTGAAGGA GTCAAAGGGCTTTACAGAGGAGCAACATCGTCGTTTCTTGGAATGGCGTTTGAAAGTTCATTGATGTTTGGAATATACTCCCAGGCTAAGCTCTTCTTGCGG GGAACTCTACCAGATGATAGGCCACGACCAGAAATAATTGTGCCATCTGCTATGTTTGGTGGAGCTATTATTAGTTTTGTATTATGTCCAACAGAGCTAGTCAAG tGTAGAATGCAGATCCAAGGCACAGATTCTTTGGTTCCCAACTTCCGTAGATACACCAGTCCTCTTGATTGTGCTGTTCAGACCCTTAAAAACGAAGGG GCAACAGGTATTTTTCGAGGCGGCTCAGCGACGTTATTGAGAGAATGTGCTGGAAATGCTGTCTTTTTCACTGTCTACGAGTACCTGAGATATCACATCCACTCGAGGTTGGAGGGTTCCAAGCTGAAAGATGGTTACTTGGTTGACATGGGGATAGGAGTTCTCACTGGTGGTCTTGGAGGCATTGCT TGCTGGTCAGCTGTTTTGCCTTTTGATGTAGCAAAAACCATTATTCAGACCTCTCCAGACAAAGCTACTGAGACAAATCCTTTGAAAGTGTTGAGATCG ATTCACAAGAGAGCTGGAGTCAAGGGATGCTACGCAGGTTTAGGTCCGACTATTGTGAGAGCATTCCCTGCTAATGCAGCAGCAATTGTGGCTTGGGAGTTATCAATGAAGTTGTTGGGAATCAAACGTGATTAG
- the LOC108849756 gene encoding squamosa promoter-binding-like protein 3, with product MSTRGSKAEGKRILRDMSEEEEENEDTSEEEEDDDEEEEEVALEKKQKGKATTTTSSSSGTGACQVERCTADMSRAKQYHKRHKVCEFHAKAPLVRISGLYQRFCQQCSRFHELGEFDDTKRSCRRRLAGHNQRRRRNTTQ from the exons ATGAGTACGAGAGGAAGCAAAGCGGAAGGGAAGAGGATTTTAAGAGACATGagtgaggaagaggaagaaaatgAGGATACAtctgaagaggaagaagatgatgatgaagaagaagaagaagtggctTTGGAAAAGAAGCAGAAAGGCAAAGCTACTACTACTACAAGTAGTAGCAGTGGTACTGGAGCTTGTCAAGTGGAGAGATGTACTGCAGATATGAGCAGAGCCAAACAATACCACAAACGACACAAAGTCTGCGAGTTTCATGCCAAAGCTCCTCTTGTTCGGATCTCTGGTCTTTACCAACGTTTCTGCCAACAATGTAGCAG GTTTCATGAGCTAGGTGAGTTTGATGATACCAAGAGGAGTTGCAGGAGACGCTTAGCTGGACACAATCAGAGAAGGCGTAGAAACACAactcaataa
- the LOC108855124 gene encoding uncharacterized protein At4g28440 → MASNTTDNSSSQAPHQRPRQRNGPPPPRRHGRNPPPRYHQTTATAQAPQEKKKPVFVKVDHLKPGTSGHTLTVKVVDQTSVPQKPNAAAASSHLRPNRISECLVGDETASILFTARNDQVDLMKPGATVNLRNAKIDMFKGSMRLAVDKWGRIEVTEPVEMTVKEDNNLSLVEYELVNVEE, encoded by the exons ATGGCATCAAACACCACCGACAACTCCTCCTCTCAGGCGCCTCACCAAAGACCCCGCCAAAGAAAcggtcctcctcctcctcgccGCCACGGAAGAAACCCACCGCCTCGTTATCACCAGACGACGGCCACTGCTCAAGCTCctcaggagaagaagaaacccGTCTTCGTCAAGGTCGATCATCTCAAACCAGGCACGAGCGGACACACCCTGACCGTCAAAGTCGTCGATCAGACCTCCGTTCCTCAGAAACCGAACGCCGCCGCCGCCTCTTCCCACCTCCGTCCTAATCGGATCTCCGAGTGCCTCGTCGGAGACGAGACCGCTTCCATCCTCTTCACCGCTCGCAACGATCAAG TGGACTTGATGAAGCCGGGAGCTACTGTGAATCTCCGGAATGCGAAGATAGATATGTTCAAGGGATCCATGAGGCTTGCGGTTGACAAATGGGGTCGTATTGAGGTCACTGAGCCTGTTGAAATGACTGTTAAAGAGGATAACAATCTGTCTCTTGTGGAGTATGAGCTCGTCAACGTTGAGGAATGA
- the LOC108855122 gene encoding protein E6: MAFSTRSRFFFFLFLTLILFSTQSNARDSYSFGKFHREYPKEQNPNNLQTNETSEQDDQNPPFMPETENGYGLYGQETTHNNNEDQFKNNKYDENVNYDDSFSTPSLSQTQESYKNYGDNYPKTTESYNENNKDSSYYENSNGYGPEKREEGYKGYNVERQGMSDKSYYENSNAYRPEKREEAYKGYENNVERQGMSDTRFMANGKYFYDLDDDRNHGRFYQKHFYNYNPTNYNEDSSFKNPYSSKNMVNGKSEMFGEEQGDQFTP, translated from the coding sequence ATGGCTTTCTCCACTAGATcaagattcttcttcttcttgttcttaaCACTTATTCTTTTCTCCACTCAAAGCAATGCAAGAGACAGCTACTCATTTGGTAAGTTCCATAGAGAGTACCCCAAAGAACAAAACCCCAACAATCTCCAAACCAACGAGACGAGCGAGCAAGACGACCAGAACCCTCCCTTTATGCCCGAGACCGAAAACGGATATGGCTTGTACGGTCAAGAGACGACCCACAACAACAATGAAGATCAGTTTAAGAACAACAAATACGACGAGAACGTTAACTACGACGACTCATTCTCAACCCCAAGCCTAAGCCAAACCCAAGAATCTTACAAGAACTATGGAGATAACTATCCTAAGACGACCGAGAGTTACAACGAAAACAACAAGGACTCGAGCTACTACGAGAACTCCAACGGTTACGGGCCGGAGAAGAGAGAGGAGGGGTACAAGGGCTATAACGTGGAGAGACAAGGGATGAGCGATAAGAGCTACTACGAAAACTCCAATGCTTACAGGCCGGAGAAGAGAGAGGAGGCGTACAAGGGTTATGAAAACAACGTGGAGAGACAAGGAATGAGCGATACGAGGTTCATGGCCAATGGTAAGTACTTCTATGACCTTGACGACGACAGAAACCACGGCCGTTTCTACCAGAAGCATTTCTACAACTACAATCCCACCAATTACAACGAGGACTCCAGCTTCAAGAATCCATACAGTTCTAAAAACATGGTGAACGGAAAGTCCGAGATGTTTGGCGAAGAGCAAGGAGATCAGTTCACTCCATGA
- the LOC108848298 gene encoding 30S ribosomal protein S5, chloroplastic → MATTSALSSLSSLSLHNTTSRITTSSRPTISFSFLKRPSSLTPLKASSDQTETIFFEDQNPEITANAVFDPPSPPEGFVPAPYFDEGADETEAEIATAYEELYGPAYSGESMLGKDVNVMDSKLKKGGGGGIGGQKPKKEKIRDGFEERVVQVRRVTKVVKGGKQLKFRAIVVVGDKQGNVGVGCAKAKEVVAAVQKSAIDARRNLVQVPMTKYLTFPHRSEGDYGAAKVMLRPASPGTGVIAGGAVRIVLEMAGVENALGKQLGSNNALNNARATLAAVQQMRQFKDVALERGIPMEELWK, encoded by the exons ATGGCGACAACGTCagctctctcctctctctcttcactctccCTCCACAACACAACCTCTCGCATCACCACCTCCTCGAGACCCAccatctccttctccttcctCAAACGACCCTCGTCCCTCACCCCACTCAAAGCCTCCTCGGACCAAACCGAAACGATCTTCTTCGAAGACCAGAACCCTGAGATAACCGCCAACGCCGTCTTCGACCCACCTTCCCCTCCCGAAGGCTTCGTCCCCGCGCCGTATTTCGACGAAGGAGCCGATGAAACAGAGGCCGAGATCGCCACGGCGTACGAGGAGCTCTACGGGCCAGCGTACAGCGGGGAGAGCATGCTCGGGAAGGACGTGAACGTGATGGACTCGAAGCTCAAGAAAGGCGGGGGAGGAGGGATCGGCGGGCAGAAGCCGAAGAAGGAGAAGATTAGGGATGGGTTCGAGGAGAGGGTTGTGCAGGTGAGGAGGGTGACTAAGGTTGTGAAAGGAGGGAAGCAGTTGAAGTTTAGGGCGATTGTTGTTGTCGGTGATAAGCAGGGGAATGTCGGAGTTGGTTGCGCTAAGGCTAAGGAGGTTGTTGCTGCTGTTCAGAAGAGTGCGATTGATGCGAGGAGGAACCTTGTTCAAGTGCCTATGACAAAGTATCTTACTTTCCCTCACAG ATCAGAGGGAGACTACGGAGCAGCTAAGGTGATGCTTAGACCAGCTTCGCCAGGAACGGGTGTGATTGCTGGAGGAGCGGTTAGGATCGTGCTAGAGATGGCGGGAGTTGAGAACGCTTTGGGGAAACAGCTGGGAAGCAACAATGCTCTCAACAACGCGAGAGCCACACTTGCAGCAGTTCAACAGATGAGACAGTTTAAGGATGTTGCTCTCGAGCGTGGAATCCCCATGGAAGAGCTCTGGAAGTGA